One Phoenix dactylifera cultivar Barhee BC4 chromosome 14, palm_55x_up_171113_PBpolish2nd_filt_p, whole genome shotgun sequence DNA window includes the following coding sequences:
- the LOC103696344 gene encoding NAC domain-containing protein 90-like, which yields MTSRPPGLRFYPTEEELLNFYLRNKLENTRQDMERVIPVVDVYSYDPEQLPPMSGEASIQDPEQWFFFCPRQEREAQGGRPTRTTPSGYWKATGSPSFVFSSQNIRIGVKKTMVFYTGRAPTGTKTKWKMNEYKALEEAAASTSSTPPKLRKEFSVCRVYIKSGTLRSFDRRPSAAVAMNSESQRNPEASSSLANPQIAERTSSQGSFSSGDDGSQPIAADGTFDWDEFINSEEFY from the exons ATGACTTCTCGCCCTCCCGGCCTTCGGTTCTACCCAACAGAAGAAGAGCTTCTGAATTTCTATCTGCGAAACAAACTAGAGAACACGAGGCAGGACATGGAACGCGTCATACCCGTCGTCGACGTATACAGCtatgatccagagcagctccctC CGATGTCAGGAGAAGCAAGCATTCAAGACCCCGAGCAGTGGTTCTTCTTCTGTCCAAGGCAGGAAAGAGAAGCACAAGGGGGAAGACCAACACGCACCACTCCTTCTGGCTACTGGAAGGCAACCGGCTCCCCAAGTTTTGTTTTCTCGTCGCAGAACATAAGGATTGGTGTGAAGAAGACCATGGTTTTCTACACAGGAAGAGCTCCCACTGGGACTAAAACCAAGTGGAAGATGAACGAGTATAAAGCCCTTGAAGAAGCAGCAGCATCAACGTCGAGCACTCCTCCAAAG TTAAGGAAGGAATTTAGCGTGTGTCGAGTGTACATCAAATCAGGGACCCTACGGTCGTTCGATCGGCGGCCTTCTGCTGCTGTCGCCATGAACAGTGAGAGCCAGAGAAATCCCGAGGCATCCTCCTCCTTGGCCAACCCACAGATAGCCGAGAGGACCAGCTCCCAAGGCAGCTTCTCATCGGGGGACGATGGCTCGCAGCCCATTGCCGCTGATGGAACCTTTGATTGGGACGAATTCATCAATTCGGAGGAGTTTTATTAG